A genomic region of Prionailurus viverrinus isolate Anna chromosome D4, UM_Priviv_1.0, whole genome shotgun sequence contains the following coding sequences:
- the LOC125150796 gene encoding spermatogenesis-associated protein 31D1-like isoform X2, protein MTPLADYVPLSPPDHSLPPQPCPPLESDFPEDHFPAQPLAVSPLPPCDAQTVDPVVQPEAKLSLNTIFSLDSTVSQDVNSLSELSQTKNPTGTCACHHAPPTLSVSPPPDSTLTVAQSKSISITLKPVPENSSPDGPVGLSTHIPTTTGIDHASLGVSDFSWWKTHAKDFFPSTLAQFDFSQEILALRSEASSRGNPVAYVVEPGNLSFLSPEVLALLEKQVQKRSDFLIWKGKKGSFPKQLKPDYTLNSLGKMSESVDAQPGLAASLPFWNNKDKSKELHVHQQPLYPTTLVEVNLQQTPLQLFWGLPTLHTESLPSVAHVSEDCSSTFIFNRISTSTDQESPGLPPPLPQALPEIQPQSLPQTQPEPQPQPQPLPPTQVQPETYLQSPLPILPSSPLPQIKSCGVCFHRPQNELESLIPSEIQVLEWNVLQKQQASLWGLPAVVQRSHEAFCPSAPNLSNHRAFQAHGAVFILPGQFPLSDELRKKLEHHLRKRLIQHRWGLPRRIHESLSLMRPPKNFSNIPEMGHYRRLQQTSKSQSSNTVNVGLSPPESFHEGDSEMLQLEDPFGKDLGNNPENGPKDHLLSDPESSSDKDMGYDAEEELMSPSENTSRASVERLGQRQLENVLRIHLSKKFEEINEGQLPGTVHSSWHTMNQTLLHPEKSHTEIQQRVLPPSVSGEYCLNTSRELSFIESNAQQMLESHIKQFHHRKVEGLPPKDLESIAIFKLKEAPSQSLSHSNLPCSTNLISEANSKSGDFKSLRGSSKSLHGDKVGTANSAPILDHSLPATSTVGKEGQGIPAKSLRPIKRGLAEEVQKMKDGGQTLQPIRHSSIGKASETQTVPANRWPSKQPARQAGTRREPKDKTVNPSDRVKMQQGKMVVNPEPVSVPKVSRELFRAEELDGRQSKPRDSLTTSQPGSPQMINVNANKDKRTVTIKSHPPNTSIPQDPNLTERLYKELKLKLEQRQQSWAQSKDNDLPPSTSKASLTHDQEDSSGDMGASLVLHVRVQDTGISTEQQQDTWVPKHVLRKHQHKNLPPATETVSPPCSKAQEFGGGDAGLGTSQPIRKSCPPRDVALAEKPGSQSSRILSQKGQPPPESLFRKKVKAILQWLNPGRKCKRQENSQEKGILPCVQSRGMVQGRPAFTGRTEAQKLRKDVGKFLEEKMGHRHATDSACPQQPLLSSAKFGKPRKEAQVQAQAQPAQGPPLSYRAPSCKERNTKSCHQEAVFVGHSHSPSIRQIRDKGRHPQEAVALKGQLLCQNHRLSVPHREPVPHPHCTCRHQAGQGPPATLTTAKGTVFGDRCLSLRQKTLLQNFERGKFPSPNPTK, encoded by the coding sequence ATGACCCCCTTGGCTGACTATGTTCCACTCTCACCACCGGATCACTCTTTGCCACCACAGCCTTGTCCTCCCTTGGAATCTGATTTCCCTGAGGACCATTTCCCAGCCCAACCCCTTGCCgtttcccctctcccaccatgTGATGCTCAGACAGTGGACCCTGTTGTTCAACCAGAGGCCAAATTGTCTCTAAATACCATCTTCTCTCTTGACTCCACCGTTTCCCAAGATGTCAACTCCTTATCGGAGTTGTCCCAGACAAAGAATCCCACTGGGACCTGTGCTTGTCATCATGCACCACCAACCCTGTCTGTTTCACCACCACCAGATAGCACTTTAACTGTGGCTCAATCTAAATCAATTTCCATCACCTTGAAGCCTGTTCCGGAGAACTCATCTCCAGATGGCCCTGTTGGATTGTCCACTCATATCCCAACAACCACAGGCATTGACCATGCAAGCTTGGGTGTCTCAGACTTCTCTTGGTGGAAAACTCATGCCAAAGACTTCTTCCCTTCTACCTTGGCTCAATTTGATTTCAGCCAAGAGATTCTTGCCCTCCGTTCTGAGGCTTCTTCCAGGGGAAACCCTGTGGCCTATGTTGTAGAGCCTGGTAACCTGTCTTTCCTCAGCCCCGAAGTCCTGGCACTTCTGGAGAAACAAGTCCAAAAGAGGAGTGATTTCTTGAtatggaagggaaagaagggtTCTTTTCCAAAACAACTCAAGCCAGACTACACACTaaattctttgggaaaaatgtcAGAGTCAGTTGATGCCCAGCCTGGCTTGGcagcctcccttcctttctggaaCAACAAAGACAAATCAAAGGAGCTGCATGTGCATCAGCAGCCCCTCTATCCTACAACCTTGGTAGAGGTCAATTTACAGCAAACACCTTTGCAGCTCTTCTGGGGTCTCCCAACTCTGCATACTGAGTCTTTGCCGTCTGTTGCCCATGTCTCAGAGGATTGTTCCTCAACCTTTATTTTCAATAGAATCTCTACCTCCACAGACCAGGAATCCCCAGGACTTCCCCCTCCACTTCCTCAAGCCCTGCCTGAGATCCAGCCTCAATCCCTGCCTCAAACCCAGCCTGAACCCCAGCCTCAACCCCAGCCCCTACCTCCCACTCAAGTCCAGCCTGAGACCTATCTTCAATCCCCACTCCCAATCCTGCCATCTAGTCCTCTACCCCAGATTAAGAGCTGTGGAGTGTGTTTTCATAGACCCCAGAATGAATTGGAGTCTCTCATCCCCTCTGAAATTCAAGTCCTAGAATGGAATGTTTTGCAGAAGCAACAGGCAAGTTTGTGGGGTTTACCTGCTGTGGTTCAAAGATCCCATGAGGCCTTTTGTCCTTCGGCTCCTAACCTGTCTAACCACCGGGCCTTCCAGGCCCATGGTGCAGTCTTTATCCTTCCTGGACAGTTTCCTCTCAGTGATGAGCTTCGTAAGAAACTAGAGCATCACCTCCGAAAGAGGCTCATCCAGCACCGGTGGGGCCTTCCCCGCAGGATCCATGAGTCTCTATCACTGATGAGGCCTCCGAAGAATTTTTCAAACATACCTGAGATGGGGCACTATCGTAGACTCCAACAGACCTCTAAGAGTCAGAGTAGCAACACTGTAAATGTTGGGTTGAGCCCACCTGAAAGCTTCCATGAGGGGGACTCAGAAATGCTTCAGCTAGAGGACCCCTTTGGGAAGGATCTGGGAAACAACCCAGAGAATGGGCCCAAAGATCATCTGTTGAGTGACCCAGAGAGCTCTTCAGATAAGGATATGGGGTATGATGCTGAGGAAGAACTTATGAGCCCATCCGAGAATACATCAAGGGCATCTGTGGAGAGACTAGGCCAAAGGCAACTTGAAAATGTCCTCAGAATACATCTGAGCAAAAAGTTCGAGGAAATCAATGAGGGTCAGCTCCCCGGGACCGTGCATAGTTCATGGCACACTATGAATCAGACATTGCTTCATCCTGAGAAATCCCACACTGAAATACAACAGAGAGTTCTGCCACCATCAGTGAGTGGGGAATATTGCCTGAATACCTCCCGGGAGCTTTCCTTCATTGAATCTAATGCACAGCAGATGCTGGAGTCCCATATTAAACAATTCCATCATAGAAAGGTAGAGGGCCTTCCCCCTAAGGACCTTGAATCCATAGCTATCTTTAAATTGAAAGAGGCCCCATCCCAGTCCTTATCCCATTCGAACCTTCCCTGCTCAACCAACCTGATTTCTGAGGCCAACTCTAAATCTGGGGACTTCAAGTCCCTTAGAGGAAGCTCTAAATCTCTCCATGGAGACAAAGTGGGAACAGCAAATTCAGCCCCCATCCTGGATCATTCTCTCCCTGCCACCTCAACTGTGGGCAAGGAAGGACAGGGAATCCCAGCAAAATCACTGCGTCCTATCAAACGTGGGCTTGCAGAGGAAGTTCAGAAAATGAAGGATGGTGGACAGACTCTTCAACCTATCAGACATAGCAGCATAGGCAAAGCAAGTGAGACACAGACTGTGCCAGCCAACAGATGGCCCTCAAAGCAGCCCGCAAGGCAAGCTGGCACCAGGCGTGAGCCAAAGGATAAGACCGTAAATCCCAGCGATAGAGTCAAGATGCAACAGGGCAAAATGGTGGTGAATCCAGAACCTGTTTCTGTGCCCAAAGTGTCCAGGGAGTTATTCAGGGCTGAGGAGCTAGATGGGCGACAATCAAAACCTAGAGATAGCTTGACAACCAGCCAGCCAGGAAGCCCCCAAATGATAAATGTGAATGCAAATAAGGACAAACGTACTGTGACCATTAAAAGCCACCCACCAAACACATCAATTCCCCAAGATCCTAATTTAACAGAACGGCTGTATAAGGAATTAAAGCTTAAATTGGAGCAAAGACAGCAGAGCTGGGCCCAGAGCAAAGACAACGACCTGCCCCCCTCGACTTCCAAGGCCTCCCTGACTCATGACCAGGAGGACTCCAGTGGGGACATGGGAGCTTCCCTGGTGCTTCACGTCCGTGTGCAGGACACAGGAATTAGTACGGAACAGCAGCAGGATACCTGGGTCCCTAAGCATGTCTTAAGGAAGCACCAGCACAAGAATCTCCCACCAGCTACAGAGACAGTGAGCCCTCCGTGTTCCAAAGCACAAGAGTTTGGTGGAGGGGATGCAGGGTTGGGGACATCCCAGCCTATAAGGAAGAGTTGCCCTCCTCGGGACGTGGCACTGGCGGAGAAGCCTGGGAGCCAATCCTCCCGCATCCTATCACAGAAGGGTCAGCCTCCCCCTGAAagcctttttagaaaaaaagtgaagGCTATTTTACAATGGCTGAATCCTGGCAGAAAAtgcaaaagacaagaaaactcCCAGGAAAAGGGCATCCTGCCATGTGTGCAAAGCAGAGGCATGGTTCAAGGTAGACCTGCCTTTACTGGGAGGACCGAAGCTCAGAAACTCAGGAAAGATGTTGGCAAGTTCTTAGAAGAGAAGATGGGGCACCGGCATGCTACAGATAGTGCCTGTCCTCAACAGCCCCTTCTGTCCTCAGCCAAGTTTGGGAAACCTCGGAAGGAAGCACAAGTGCAGGCCCAGGCACAGCCTGCCCAGGGGCCTCCTCTCAGCTACAGGGCTCCCTCCTGTAAAGAGAGAAATACCAAGTCCTGTCACCAAGAAGCTGTCTTTGTGGGCCACAGCCATTCTCCAAGTATTAGACAGATCAGGGACAAGGGCAGACACCCCCAGGAAGCTGTGGCCCTTAAGGGCCAGCTGTTGTGTCAGAACCATCGCCTGTCTGTGCCCCACAGGGAGCCTGTGCCCCACCCACACTGCACCTGCAGGCATCAAGCTGGCCAGGGGCCTCCagccactctcaccactgctaaAGGTACGGTATTTGGAGATCGGTGTCTATCATTGAGACAGAAAACCCTTCTCCAGAATTTCGAGAGGGGGAAATTTCCCAGCCCGAATCCCACAAAATAA
- the LOC125150796 gene encoding spermatogenesis-associated protein 31D4-like isoform X1, with protein MLCFGSTCFETDPNFTFLYGLGLLLLFLCYLMGIPFPTGNTKPIQKRQGRAKRRRKGGTLKGWKCLQREEEEIRKLMSNIRSPLGQQHDTIHFRQLLCPDPFCEVCNNTTAEINRMLYPEALEDATSLGSTAPVTDSLFTSSPAFSADPPGDLTSASLPEPSLPLASTFPPNPMTPLADYVPLSPPDHSLPPQPCPPLESDFPEDHFPAQPLAVSPLPPCDAQTVDPVVQPEAKLSLNTIFSLDSTVSQDVNSLSELSQTKNPTGTCACHHAPPTLSVSPPPDSTLTVAQSKSISITLKPVPENSSPDGPVGLSTHIPTTTGIDHASLGVSDFSWWKTHAKDFFPSTLAQFDFSQEILALRSEASSRGNPVAYVVEPGNLSFLSPEVLALLEKQVQKRSDFLIWKGKKGSFPKQLKPDYTLNSLGKMSESVDAQPGLAASLPFWNNKDKSKELHVHQQPLYPTTLVEVNLQQTPLQLFWGLPTLHTESLPSVAHVSEDCSSTFIFNRISTSTDQESPGLPPPLPQALPEIQPQSLPQTQPEPQPQPQPLPPTQVQPETYLQSPLPILPSSPLPQIKSCGVCFHRPQNELESLIPSEIQVLEWNVLQKQQASLWGLPAVVQRSHEAFCPSAPNLSNHRAFQAHGAVFILPGQFPLSDELRKKLEHHLRKRLIQHRWGLPRRIHESLSLMRPPKNFSNIPEMGHYRRLQQTSKSQSSNTVNVGLSPPESFHEGDSEMLQLEDPFGKDLGNNPENGPKDHLLSDPESSSDKDMGYDAEEELMSPSENTSRASVERLGQRQLENVLRIHLSKKFEEINEGQLPGTVHSSWHTMNQTLLHPEKSHTEIQQRVLPPSVSGEYCLNTSRELSFIESNAQQMLESHIKQFHHRKVEGLPPKDLESIAIFKLKEAPSQSLSHSNLPCSTNLISEANSKSGDFKSLRGSSKSLHGDKVGTANSAPILDHSLPATSTVGKEGQGIPAKSLRPIKRGLAEEVQKMKDGGQTLQPIRHSSIGKASETQTVPANRWPSKQPARQAGTRREPKDKTVNPSDRVKMQQGKMVVNPEPVSVPKVSRELFRAEELDGRQSKPRDSLTTSQPGSPQMINVNANKDKRTVTIKSHPPNTSIPQDPNLTERLYKELKLKLEQRQQSWAQSKDNDLPPSTSKASLTHDQEDSSGDMGASLVLHVRVQDTGISTEQQQDTWVPKHVLRKHQHKNLPPATETVSPPCSKAQEFGGGDAGLGTSQPIRKSCPPRDVALAEKPGSQSSRILSQKGQPPPESLFRKKVKAILQWLNPGRKCKRQENSQEKGILPCVQSRGMVQGRPAFTGRTEAQKLRKDVGKFLEEKMGHRHATDSACPQQPLLSSAKFGKPRKEAQVQAQAQPAQGPPLSYRAPSCKERNTKSCHQEAVFVGHSHSPSIRQIRDKGRHPQEAVALKGQLLCQNHRLSVPHREPVPHPHCTCRHQAGQGPPATLTTAKGTVFGDRCLSLRQKTLLQNFERGKFPSPNPTK; from the coding sequence TCAGCAGACCCTCCAGGAGACCTAACATCAGCTTCTCTGCCTGAGCCTTCCCTGCCACTTGCCTCCACCTTCCCACCTAACCCAATGACCCCCTTGGCTGACTATGTTCCACTCTCACCACCGGATCACTCTTTGCCACCACAGCCTTGTCCTCCCTTGGAATCTGATTTCCCTGAGGACCATTTCCCAGCCCAACCCCTTGCCgtttcccctctcccaccatgTGATGCTCAGACAGTGGACCCTGTTGTTCAACCAGAGGCCAAATTGTCTCTAAATACCATCTTCTCTCTTGACTCCACCGTTTCCCAAGATGTCAACTCCTTATCGGAGTTGTCCCAGACAAAGAATCCCACTGGGACCTGTGCTTGTCATCATGCACCACCAACCCTGTCTGTTTCACCACCACCAGATAGCACTTTAACTGTGGCTCAATCTAAATCAATTTCCATCACCTTGAAGCCTGTTCCGGAGAACTCATCTCCAGATGGCCCTGTTGGATTGTCCACTCATATCCCAACAACCACAGGCATTGACCATGCAAGCTTGGGTGTCTCAGACTTCTCTTGGTGGAAAACTCATGCCAAAGACTTCTTCCCTTCTACCTTGGCTCAATTTGATTTCAGCCAAGAGATTCTTGCCCTCCGTTCTGAGGCTTCTTCCAGGGGAAACCCTGTGGCCTATGTTGTAGAGCCTGGTAACCTGTCTTTCCTCAGCCCCGAAGTCCTGGCACTTCTGGAGAAACAAGTCCAAAAGAGGAGTGATTTCTTGAtatggaagggaaagaagggtTCTTTTCCAAAACAACTCAAGCCAGACTACACACTaaattctttgggaaaaatgtcAGAGTCAGTTGATGCCCAGCCTGGCTTGGcagcctcccttcctttctggaaCAACAAAGACAAATCAAAGGAGCTGCATGTGCATCAGCAGCCCCTCTATCCTACAACCTTGGTAGAGGTCAATTTACAGCAAACACCTTTGCAGCTCTTCTGGGGTCTCCCAACTCTGCATACTGAGTCTTTGCCGTCTGTTGCCCATGTCTCAGAGGATTGTTCCTCAACCTTTATTTTCAATAGAATCTCTACCTCCACAGACCAGGAATCCCCAGGACTTCCCCCTCCACTTCCTCAAGCCCTGCCTGAGATCCAGCCTCAATCCCTGCCTCAAACCCAGCCTGAACCCCAGCCTCAACCCCAGCCCCTACCTCCCACTCAAGTCCAGCCTGAGACCTATCTTCAATCCCCACTCCCAATCCTGCCATCTAGTCCTCTACCCCAGATTAAGAGCTGTGGAGTGTGTTTTCATAGACCCCAGAATGAATTGGAGTCTCTCATCCCCTCTGAAATTCAAGTCCTAGAATGGAATGTTTTGCAGAAGCAACAGGCAAGTTTGTGGGGTTTACCTGCTGTGGTTCAAAGATCCCATGAGGCCTTTTGTCCTTCGGCTCCTAACCTGTCTAACCACCGGGCCTTCCAGGCCCATGGTGCAGTCTTTATCCTTCCTGGACAGTTTCCTCTCAGTGATGAGCTTCGTAAGAAACTAGAGCATCACCTCCGAAAGAGGCTCATCCAGCACCGGTGGGGCCTTCCCCGCAGGATCCATGAGTCTCTATCACTGATGAGGCCTCCGAAGAATTTTTCAAACATACCTGAGATGGGGCACTATCGTAGACTCCAACAGACCTCTAAGAGTCAGAGTAGCAACACTGTAAATGTTGGGTTGAGCCCACCTGAAAGCTTCCATGAGGGGGACTCAGAAATGCTTCAGCTAGAGGACCCCTTTGGGAAGGATCTGGGAAACAACCCAGAGAATGGGCCCAAAGATCATCTGTTGAGTGACCCAGAGAGCTCTTCAGATAAGGATATGGGGTATGATGCTGAGGAAGAACTTATGAGCCCATCCGAGAATACATCAAGGGCATCTGTGGAGAGACTAGGCCAAAGGCAACTTGAAAATGTCCTCAGAATACATCTGAGCAAAAAGTTCGAGGAAATCAATGAGGGTCAGCTCCCCGGGACCGTGCATAGTTCATGGCACACTATGAATCAGACATTGCTTCATCCTGAGAAATCCCACACTGAAATACAACAGAGAGTTCTGCCACCATCAGTGAGTGGGGAATATTGCCTGAATACCTCCCGGGAGCTTTCCTTCATTGAATCTAATGCACAGCAGATGCTGGAGTCCCATATTAAACAATTCCATCATAGAAAGGTAGAGGGCCTTCCCCCTAAGGACCTTGAATCCATAGCTATCTTTAAATTGAAAGAGGCCCCATCCCAGTCCTTATCCCATTCGAACCTTCCCTGCTCAACCAACCTGATTTCTGAGGCCAACTCTAAATCTGGGGACTTCAAGTCCCTTAGAGGAAGCTCTAAATCTCTCCATGGAGACAAAGTGGGAACAGCAAATTCAGCCCCCATCCTGGATCATTCTCTCCCTGCCACCTCAACTGTGGGCAAGGAAGGACAGGGAATCCCAGCAAAATCACTGCGTCCTATCAAACGTGGGCTTGCAGAGGAAGTTCAGAAAATGAAGGATGGTGGACAGACTCTTCAACCTATCAGACATAGCAGCATAGGCAAAGCAAGTGAGACACAGACTGTGCCAGCCAACAGATGGCCCTCAAAGCAGCCCGCAAGGCAAGCTGGCACCAGGCGTGAGCCAAAGGATAAGACCGTAAATCCCAGCGATAGAGTCAAGATGCAACAGGGCAAAATGGTGGTGAATCCAGAACCTGTTTCTGTGCCCAAAGTGTCCAGGGAGTTATTCAGGGCTGAGGAGCTAGATGGGCGACAATCAAAACCTAGAGATAGCTTGACAACCAGCCAGCCAGGAAGCCCCCAAATGATAAATGTGAATGCAAATAAGGACAAACGTACTGTGACCATTAAAAGCCACCCACCAAACACATCAATTCCCCAAGATCCTAATTTAACAGAACGGCTGTATAAGGAATTAAAGCTTAAATTGGAGCAAAGACAGCAGAGCTGGGCCCAGAGCAAAGACAACGACCTGCCCCCCTCGACTTCCAAGGCCTCCCTGACTCATGACCAGGAGGACTCCAGTGGGGACATGGGAGCTTCCCTGGTGCTTCACGTCCGTGTGCAGGACACAGGAATTAGTACGGAACAGCAGCAGGATACCTGGGTCCCTAAGCATGTCTTAAGGAAGCACCAGCACAAGAATCTCCCACCAGCTACAGAGACAGTGAGCCCTCCGTGTTCCAAAGCACAAGAGTTTGGTGGAGGGGATGCAGGGTTGGGGACATCCCAGCCTATAAGGAAGAGTTGCCCTCCTCGGGACGTGGCACTGGCGGAGAAGCCTGGGAGCCAATCCTCCCGCATCCTATCACAGAAGGGTCAGCCTCCCCCTGAAagcctttttagaaaaaaagtgaagGCTATTTTACAATGGCTGAATCCTGGCAGAAAAtgcaaaagacaagaaaactcCCAGGAAAAGGGCATCCTGCCATGTGTGCAAAGCAGAGGCATGGTTCAAGGTAGACCTGCCTTTACTGGGAGGACCGAAGCTCAGAAACTCAGGAAAGATGTTGGCAAGTTCTTAGAAGAGAAGATGGGGCACCGGCATGCTACAGATAGTGCCTGTCCTCAACAGCCCCTTCTGTCCTCAGCCAAGTTTGGGAAACCTCGGAAGGAAGCACAAGTGCAGGCCCAGGCACAGCCTGCCCAGGGGCCTCCTCTCAGCTACAGGGCTCCCTCCTGTAAAGAGAGAAATACCAAGTCCTGTCACCAAGAAGCTGTCTTTGTGGGCCACAGCCATTCTCCAAGTATTAGACAGATCAGGGACAAGGGCAGACACCCCCAGGAAGCTGTGGCCCTTAAGGGCCAGCTGTTGTGTCAGAACCATCGCCTGTCTGTGCCCCACAGGGAGCCTGTGCCCCACCCACACTGCACCTGCAGGCATCAAGCTGGCCAGGGGCCTCCagccactctcaccactgctaaAGGTACGGTATTTGGAGATCGGTGTCTATCATTGAGACAGAAAACCCTTCTCCAGAATTTCGAGAGGGGGAAATTTCCCAGCCCGAATCCCACAAAATAA